The sequence CATATGTGGGTTCCTAGTCGGTCTAGTCACTACGTAGAAAGCGAATCCCTCGGATTGCGATGAGAACTAGCCCAACAACATATGTGAGACGTGTGAGGCGGAAAGGAATGTTTTCAAGACCACTGACACTCACCTGTACTTTTGAGCCAACATGGAAGTAAATATAGTCTCCCGGAACAGTATGGTGCGCCACACCCGTCGCTTCGTCCTGGTATCAATTGATATCAGTCGCTTGACTGATGATTTGCTAAACTAAACTTACCAATATATCAATCTCCCCTCTTAAAACCAATTTCGCTTCCTCGAAATCGTATGTTGCGGGTCTGGCGGGACCAGCTACTATTCGATAAAACCCCGAAGTGATATAgcatttctcatctttggtGTTCGTCTGGAGTTCGAGGATATCGCCCACTGTACCGTTCTCGCCttgggggagggggagatgggcGTGAGAGGCGcctttgatgatggtgagtggaaCAGGTGCCACTGTGTAAAGGTCAGTACAGCTCATCTCAGATAGACGGCAACGAACACCTACTACTGTCGTGTAGCAGGTCAGTGTGGACTGAGATCGATCTTCGTAAGCAGAATAAACTCCTTGAAACGAATGTCTGTCATCATTGAATAAGTATGGTAACAATGCAGTCTCTTTTCGGTACTTATCGGCAAGGTGCGGAATTGGATTTCCGAGCCCCGAAAGAAAAGTAATTTTGATCGTCTAGGTTTCGCACCACAGGACGGGTATCAAGGTAAAGGATACTCATGCGTTACCAATATTGTGATGCCCTGTGCacgatgaagaaggtattcAAGATAATCATTCTTGCATACACATAGTTGAAGTCCCAGTCAAGCAAAGTCGTGGTGATCTTCGGCGTTCAGGTGGCAGAATGATGTTATGAAACACCTCACGTCAAGTGATCAGCTTTTATTCAGATGATTGCCATACATGCGAGGTAGATCCATCATATTGGGAAACAAATAAAGTGGTTACAGTGCAAATTATCAGATCACTCAACTACACATAATTTACTTCTGACAGGTACGTTGTGGTCCGACTTCTCCGGGAAATCCGAGAGTTTCACACCCTTCCTGAACAACTGACAATGTGTTGATCCGCCGAAATGGAACATCCTGCGTggtcatcaatcaatcataaATCAGCACGTTACATTCCCCCGGGAACCTCTTACATGGGATGTTTCTTCGGAGTGAAGCGAATGTCGAATGACAAGAACTCCTACGAGTATGAGAACCCGAATCACGACTCACCCCagctcttctcccttctccacaTGCTGACCCTCCTTCACGGTCGTATCGCAAGTCGAAACCTCTGtcatcccaatccccacGAACGCCATAATACCAATCTTGGGATTATCCGCCTCGATAAAGATGATAGACCTCGTCGCCGTGGCAGACAGATACTCTTGACTGGTAGTTTCTCCGTTCTTATCCGCCGGTTCGTTCTTGTTGGTATCGAAATCGACGAAAAGGGGTTCACTATAGTAAGTCCCATCTACGAGTACGACCTTCTTGATCGTTCCAGATACGGGTGAATGCCATCGATGATAGCTCAATGCACTGAGGAAAGCCTGGTATATCGTTCCTCCCACAAACTGGTCCCCATAATCTTTATCGAAGTTCAAAATGTCCAAGACAGAGTATGGTTGACCTTTGACCCAGAATTTATCTCGCGCGTGGACATCTTGGGCTACCTTGTACATCTTCGATTCGCACGAGTTCGCAATAACGCTATCATCCTTGGGCGAAGCGACCGGTCGATGTTCCCAGTGGAAATGACGGGTGAAGAAGTCGTCCCATGATTTGAATCCGTGGTGTTCAGCCTTAGGATCACATTGGAACAGTTCGTGGAATTTGAGGTTGGTTCCGCCGGCTTTGTTGGCTACTTCCTCGAGTGCAGGTAGACCGGTGGGACCGAACCAATCTGTTTTGCCTGAGCCTAACACTTCTGCTGAGGCGGGTGAGCTGAGGTACTCGCCCCATACATTCAGGATCTTCTTGAGCTGTGTGTGAAATCGTGGATCGGTCGTGAAGGGAGGGTACGACGTATCAGATGAGGTGGGATGGAAGGCAGGAAGGCAAGAAGGGGAGTAAGGGCAAGAAGCAAAAAAAGCAAGCAGGTCAGTAACACATGATCTTGTGAGAGATGAACCACACGTACCTGTTCATTGACAAGTGGATCTTGGAACACGCAGAACCCCGCCGAAGTACCCATCGGCCAATCCAAAAGCGCCTGAACGGGCACACCGACAAGCCCAACTTTATGTCCCGGATCGGTCCATCGGGGAGCATGCGAGATAACGTGATTCATAAGTTTCAGGAGATGGTCGAAATCCCTTACTTGAGAATCTTGGCCAGCGGGGTCTTTCAGGTATTCTTTGTTATTTGGGACCTATCTCAAACATGTTAGCTCTGCCAACTTTCCGACCATTGCTCAGAGAAACGTCGCATATTGAGAGCCTATTGCTTTTTGCAGCTGTACATCTTCTAATGCGAAGGAACCGTATaaactcacctgctcaaaCATCAACTGAAATAACATGGACAACCTCGTACTACCCTCTACAAGCTCTTTGAACTCCTTCAAAACTGGATGAAGCGGTTTCGGGTTTTGCTCGACATATTCGACCGTATCATTCAGGAACTTGTGATGATGTCTCTTATCTTGTGATTTCCATGCACCGACCTGCCCTcacaaacccaccatcagtCCAGCAACACAAGAATCATGATACACAAGAATTGGAcagggagaaggggaggggttTAGGACCGTACAGACTCACACTGTGAATACGATGTTCGTCAGGAACACTCTTATCTATCGCGTCTGTCATCTTAGTCTTGTATGGTTGCAATTGTAGTCAACGGTGAGAATCGCAATACAGGAAGCTGCTGttctgtatatatatgtatatataggtAGCCCTTTGAATGGACTACATGCTGATTCTCGTAGTAACTTTATTAATAGACTCAGTCAATTCAAAATAACCATCATACTTGCAATGATGTCATATCCGCTCGCTTTCGCTGGAATCCTGCTACGGGGTTTGGTTTTGGCGAGATTCGCGTTTCAGCGAGTTAGACAGATCAAGCAGAATGATATCGAGTAAGTGTTAACGATATATGCATTGCAAGTTATATACTATGTAGATGCTATGCATCAAGTCTAACATAATCCGACCCAATCCGACCCAATGTCAGAAGTAGACGACCGCAAACGAAGAAACCATCACAGTTGTCCTTTTCCAACAGGCAGAGCGACACTCCGTCCGTTCCCAGCTTTAGCAAACAGGGGTAATTCAGTCAACCAATGCTGTTCGAAGCTTGATACGTTTCTAGCGTAGAATGATGAAGTGACGGTCTATCATGCATCTCATGATTAGCATCAGGCCTAGCAGAATCGTTGAGATAAGGGATTTCTCCCTGTGACATGTAAGAGGATGGCGATACTCACCAGTTCATCATACAATATCGCAGGTACTTTCTTACTCATCAACACACTCGATGGATGTATCTTGACAGTCTGATCATACATGGAGAGTCCCAATCCAACTATCAGCCTATCTGCCACCCTACTCATGCAATGCAAGGGAATCAGTAACTCACCAAACTCCCAGCCGTCTGCTTATAACTCCCATCCGCCTGAATTACCGCAGAATTCATGAACAGCCCCGCCAACAAACTCCTCAGAATGGGCGAACTGTCGTGCCCTCCCTGAGCCGTagacgaagaagagaccttccaatccctcccaTATCTCTCAGACAACTCTCTCAACTGATCTCGGATCTTAATAGCTTGGTTGAGCGTCTTGTTATTCACATAATTATCTTTACACCATCCTACCACTCCTCCTGCCCCattactcttcttccctgaAGACTGAGAAGCTTTCTTCAGCTCTTTGATATCCAAGAAATCTCTGAACACTTTCAAAGATGTCATATGATCTCCATCCCGATGTACGAATTTGGCCCTGGCGTTGGaagcttcttccctttcattgGGTCTGTCGACGAATACCGTCCCACCAGCATTGATTATTGATAAGATGTCGATAATCTCGTTAGGGCACTGATTCTCGAACGCAGCAATGAGGATTCTGGAGTGTGGTGGGTCAAGAGGATATTTTAACATCTCTTTGCCCAGCTCTGTGATTTCGGTTGGCCCGGAGAGGGCGCCCAGTCCCGCTAGTTCTTGGAATGCCGCAGCGACTATACAAGAGCGACGTCAGAGGTCAACTGCGAGTCTAGGTGCTAAGATCTCTCCCTACTTTGCGAGGATGATCGTCCGCCAATCGCTGTTGATGGTTCAACTTACTGTTATCTCTACCAGGATTATCAATATATTCAAACTCGAATGGATTCTGACCCATAGCTATCAACTGCAGCACTGCCGACGACAAATTACACCGCTGAATCTCCGGCGCATCAAATTCCGGCATCTTGTCGAATATATCTTTAGTGAAGAGTCGATAACAATGACCATCACGCTGAAATGCATGTTCTGAATCAGCGTGTCTCCTTCCGAGGATCTCTTATCGCTTCGTATCCAATGTATGGTTGGTAAGGGCCAGCAAAAGAACCCACCTCTCGTCCAGCTCGACCCGTCCTCTGCCACGCAGCCGCCTGACTTATGCCTTTCCTCTTCAGCTGTTCAATAGCTGTCAAATCATCCTAATGATCAGCATCAATCTTCATTTTTCACATaatacaactcacatccagaAGTCCTAAAGAtatattccttctccttcttatacCCCGTATCCACCACGAACGACACTCCAGGAATAGTCATAGAAGTCTCAGCGATATTTGTAGCGACAATCACTCTTCTCGTGTTCTTAGGCGGAGTAGAGAAAATCTTGGCTTGGGCAGTAGGTGGAAGAGCAGCGTATAGTGGGAGGACTTGGATCTGTGATGGCAGGGATTAAGATCCGTTAGTGATTATAGCCTGAGGTCATAACGATGGTACTGACCTGCGGCTGATCTTCAGGTAATTGTTTTCCAGCTCTCTTTAAGAGTTCAACGCAgttctcaatctcatcggAGCCTAGTTTAGCGTGTAGCTTGGTCAGCTCATACCCTATGAAAGCCTGCCGATTGAGCGGTATGGATGTGGGACAGACCCACCAGGCATGAAGACTAGGACATCCCCCTCGTTCTTCGGATTACAATGTATATTCATAACTTGTCTAGCGGCCGTCTCGATAAAGTCGTCCACGGGGTTCGTAGTATGCTGAGTGAGGACGTCGTACATCCGTCCTTTAACTAGTAAAGCTTCTCGTCCGCTGTAGATCGAGGATTAGcaaatcagctgatgctgatgtgagatgcTTGTTAGAAGATGAGCGTATACATACGTTTCGAAGAACCGCTGGAACTTTCCAGGATCCAAGGTAGCACTCATTATAACCAATTTCAATTCCCTTACTTCCCCCTGtccttttccctctttcatctttccattACCATTCTGCTTCTGCTGAGCAACCATGTCTTTACGTATCCGCTGTACCTTCTTCAAAGCACCACATAAGAAATCGGTGTTCAGGGTTCGTTCATGCGCCTCGTCGATGACTATTATATCGTATTTGAGCAGGAGATTGAgcttcgaagatgaggatgaagaagagggatcggGATTTGCGAGTTCTCTGTAGACATCAACTAGTTAGTAAGTCTTCTGATTGACAAGCCCAGGTCTACCATCATGCCCTGCCACCAGACAGGCATATAGTAGCAACTcggacccacctcatcaaaaCCCCCTCAGTACAATACCTAATCCCCGTATCTCTACTTACCATCTCCTCGAACCGAACGCTATACCCGACTTGTTCACCCAACACACACCCCATCTCGGCTGCTACTCGATTCGCCAGGGCTATAGCGGGCAGCCGTCTGGGCTGGGTGACGACTATCCTAGGTCCTCTTTTGGTTGGGTAGTGAGATTTCGAGATGGAATGTGAAACGAGGAGCTGGGGAAGTTGAGTGGATTTACCACATCCTGTTTCTCCCAGGATCTGAGGCGCGATAATACGGTATGTCAGCATTCTCCGAAGCATGGGAAGGAACCTATTATATGATGTTGCTAGAATGTGGCGAGAGCTTACAATGGTAGTATCGTTAGTCATAATCTCCTCCAATATCTGTTTTCGACCTACACCCGCACATCCTCAATCAGTTAAATTACCTTCCCATGTGTCCTATCAGACAAATGAAAACAGtgaccacactcaccttgatagAAAGGTAATTCCCGCCGCTTTTCAAACAGTCTCTCAGCCTCTCTCCGCCTACCCTCCATGCCTGATCCTCCAGCACGTTCAACTCGTTTGGAAGGTCCATCTCCATTTGTCATATCATTCAGTTTCCGCTTCTTGTCGGTGCACCCGTTCCCATTTACGGTGGATCCAGCTGGCAGTGTGCTtgtcacctcatcttcatcatcctcttcgtcagaTGAGGCATAGAGGAAGTTGGATACCCTGCTTATTGATGTTGAAGCCGTGGTGGTGTTTAGTTTAGGAAGTGAGGTTGACGAAGCCGAGCTGGCATTGGCATTGGCATTTGGTTGAGAGGCGACGATAGTCATGACGGCTAAGCATTCAAGGTAGTTATGAGATGGATCTCTTCCGAATGCAGCTATCCGAGTTGTACAAGGTGGAAGGCTTTATGAACG comes from Kwoniella bestiolae CBS 10118 chromosome 1, complete sequence and encodes:
- a CDS encoding phosphatidylserine decarboxylase — protein: MTDAIDKSVPDEHRIHSVGAWKSQDKRHHHKFLNDTVEYVEQNPKPLHPVLKEFKELVEGSTRLSMLFQLMFEQVPNNKEYLKDPAGQDSQVRDFDHLLKLMNHVISHAPRWTDPGHKVGLVGVPVQALLDWPMGTSAGFCVFQDPLVNEQLKKILNVWGEYLSSPASAEVLGSGKTDWFGPTGLPALEEVANKAGGTNLKFHELFQCDPKAEHHGFKSWDDFFTRHFHWEHRPVASPKDDSVIANSCESKMYKVAQDVHARDKFWVKGQPYSVLDILNFDKDYGDQFVGGTIYQAFLSALSYHRWHSPVSGTIKKVVLVDGTYYSEPLFVDFDTNKNEPADKNGETTSQEYLSATATRSIIFIEADNPKIGIMAFVGIGMTEVSTCDTTVKEGQHVEKGEELGMFHFGGSTHCQLFRKGVKLSDFPEKSDHNVPVRSKLCVVE